In the genome of Anas platyrhynchos isolate ZD024472 breed Pekin duck chromosome 23, IASCAAS_PekinDuck_T2T, whole genome shotgun sequence, one region contains:
- the MRPS24 gene encoding small ribosomal subunit protein uS3m isoform X2, giving the protein MAAAAAALALRAAPRGVPILGHVPVLTAARHLHTTPACLKTRAARVRVGKGDKPVTYEKAHPPHHIAHRKGWLSLHTGNLDGELGAAERTVEDVFLRKFFHGTFPGCLADEVVLKRRANALVGCLLLLPHLAPAKLCFLVGYSETLLSHLYKCPVRLEVQTVPAKVVYKWL; this is encoded by the exons atggcggcggccgcggccgccctGGCGCTGAGG GCAGCGCCCCGCGGTGTCCCCATCCTCGGCCACGTCCCCGTCCTCACCGCCGCCCGCCACCTCCACACCACCCCCGCCTGCCTCAAG ACACGAGCGGCGCGGGTGCGCGTGGGGAAAGGGGACAAGCCGGTGACCTACGAGAAGGCGCACCCACCCCACCACATCGCCCACCGCAAGGGCTGGCTGTCCCTGCACACCG GAAACCTGGACGGGGAATTGGGGGCGGCGGAGAGGACGGTGGAGGACGTTTTCCTGCGCAAATTCTTCCACGGCACCTTCCCCGGCTGCCTGGCCGACGAGGTGGTGCTGAAGCGGCGCGCCAACGCGCTGgtgggctgcctgctgctgctgccccacctGGCCCCCGCCAAGCTCTGCTTCCTGGTGGGCTACTCCGAGACCCTCCTGTCCCACCTCTACAAGTGCCCCGTCCGCCTCGAGGTGCAGACGGTGCCCGCCAAGGTGGTCTACAAGTGGCTGTAG
- the SFTPB gene encoding pulmonary surfactant-associated protein B isoform X1: MALPPSPSPSPSLVRTLLLALLCATTGLGGPAERCGVPPDAWCQSWGTALRCGALELCARRGWAPSAKEDMCADCQEVVTLLIRMANESATKVAVEGFLRRECSALPVPTMVTPCQNLVHEYLALLVTHLEQHLKPSAICARLELCPGEPGGVLAVPPHLGAPSVLPQGQDLPVPMPLCWLCRNFISRLEASIPKEAAAAAVSRLCRVLPVVVAGTCQCLAERYTVLVLEAVLGRLGPRLLCRLLLACHPEDDGCAPLAPPRPPGDQEDAALRAGHEDPELSPKPGPCALGPAYWCSSPEAARSCKALRYCQDHAGL; the protein is encoded by the exons ATGGCGCTGCcaccgtccccgtccccgtccccatccctggtgCGGACGCTGCTCCTCgccctgctctgtgccaccACAG ggctgggggggccggcGGAGCGCTGCGGGGTCCCCCCCGACGCCTGGTGCCAGAGCTGGGGGACGGCGCTGCGCTGCGGGGCCCTGGAGCTCTGCGCCCGCCGCGGCTGGGCCCCCAGTGCCAAG GAGGACATGTGCGCCGACTGCCAGGAGGTCGTCACCCTGCTCATCCGCATGGCCAACGAGTCGGCCACCAAG GTGGCCGTGGAGGGATTTCTGCGCCGGGAGTGCTCGGCGCTGCCGGTGCCCACCATGGTGACCCCCTGCCAGAACCTGGTGCACGAGTACCTCGCCCTCCTCGTCACCCACCTGGAGCAGCACCTC AAGCCCTCGGCCATCTGCGCCCGGCTGGAGCTGTGCCCGGGGGAGCCCGGGGGGGTCCTGGCCGTGCCCCCCCACCTCGGGGCACCCAGCGTCCTCCCGCAG GGCCAGGACCTCCCGGTGCCGATGCcgctgtgctggctgtgccgAAACTTCATCAGCCGCCTCGAGGCCTCCATCCCCAAG gaggcggcggcggcggcggtgtcGCGGTTGTGCCGGGTGCTGCCGGTGGTGGTGGCGGGCACGTGCCAGTGCCTGGCCGAGCGCTACAcggtgctggtgctggaggcGGTGCTGGGGCGCTTGGGCCCCCGCCTGCTGTGCCGCCTGCTCCTCGCCTGCCACCCCGAGGACGACGGTTGTGCCCCCCTGGCACCGCCGCGGCCCCCCGGGGACCAGGAGGATGCGGCGCTGCGTGCGGGGCACGAG GACCCGGAGCTGTCCCCAAAGCCAGGACCCTGCGCCCTGGGCCCGGCCTATTGGTGCTCCAGCCCCGAGGCCGCCCGGAGCTGCAAG GCCCTGCGGTACTGCCAGGACCACGCCGGGCTGTAG
- the MRPS24 gene encoding small ribosomal subunit protein uS3m isoform X1 — translation MAAAAAALALRQAAPRGVPILGHVPVLTAARHLHTTPACLKTRAARVRVGKGDKPVTYEKAHPPHHIAHRKGWLSLHTGNLDGELGAAERTVEDVFLRKFFHGTFPGCLADEVVLKRRANALVGCLLLLPHLAPAKLCFLVGYSETLLSHLYKCPVRLEVQTVPAKVVYKWL, via the exons atggcggcggccgcggccgccctGGCGCTGAGG cagGCAGCGCCCCGCGGTGTCCCCATCCTCGGCCACGTCCCCGTCCTCACCGCCGCCCGCCACCTCCACACCACCCCCGCCTGCCTCAAG ACACGAGCGGCGCGGGTGCGCGTGGGGAAAGGGGACAAGCCGGTGACCTACGAGAAGGCGCACCCACCCCACCACATCGCCCACCGCAAGGGCTGGCTGTCCCTGCACACCG GAAACCTGGACGGGGAATTGGGGGCGGCGGAGAGGACGGTGGAGGACGTTTTCCTGCGCAAATTCTTCCACGGCACCTTCCCCGGCTGCCTGGCCGACGAGGTGGTGCTGAAGCGGCGCGCCAACGCGCTGgtgggctgcctgctgctgctgccccacctGGCCCCCGCCAAGCTCTGCTTCCTGGTGGGCTACTCCGAGACCCTCCTGTCCCACCTCTACAAGTGCCCCGTCCGCCTCGAGGTGCAGACGGTGCCCGCCAAGGTGGTCTACAAGTGGCTGTAG
- the MRPS24 gene encoding small ribosomal subunit protein uS3m isoform X3, with the protein MAAAALALRQAAPRGVPILGHVPVLTAARHLHTTPACLKTRAARVRVGKGDKPVTYEKAHPPHHIAHRKGWLSLHTGNLDGELGAAERTVEDVFLRKFFHGTFPGCLADEVVLKRRANALVGCLLLLPHLAPAKLCFLVGYSETLLSHLYKCPVRLEVQTVPAKVVYKWL; encoded by the exons cggccgccctGGCGCTGAGG cagGCAGCGCCCCGCGGTGTCCCCATCCTCGGCCACGTCCCCGTCCTCACCGCCGCCCGCCACCTCCACACCACCCCCGCCTGCCTCAAG ACACGAGCGGCGCGGGTGCGCGTGGGGAAAGGGGACAAGCCGGTGACCTACGAGAAGGCGCACCCACCCCACCACATCGCCCACCGCAAGGGCTGGCTGTCCCTGCACACCG GAAACCTGGACGGGGAATTGGGGGCGGCGGAGAGGACGGTGGAGGACGTTTTCCTGCGCAAATTCTTCCACGGCACCTTCCCCGGCTGCCTGGCCGACGAGGTGGTGCTGAAGCGGCGCGCCAACGCGCTGgtgggctgcctgctgctgctgccccacctGGCCCCCGCCAAGCTCTGCTTCCTGGTGGGCTACTCCGAGACCCTCCTGTCCCACCTCTACAAGTGCCCCGTCCGCCTCGAGGTGCAGACGGTGCCCGCCAAGGTGGTCTACAAGTGGCTGTAG
- the SFTPB gene encoding pulmonary surfactant-associated protein B isoform X2 — MALPPSPSPSPSLVRTLLLALLCATTGLGGPAERCGVPPDAWCQSWGTALRCGALELCARRGWAPSAKVAVEGFLRRECSALPVPTMVTPCQNLVHEYLALLVTHLEQHLKPSAICARLELCPGEPGGVLAVPPHLGAPSVLPQGQDLPVPMPLCWLCRNFISRLEASIPKEAAAAAVSRLCRVLPVVVAGTCQCLAERYTVLVLEAVLGRLGPRLLCRLLLACHPEDDGCAPLAPPRPPGDQEDAALRAGHEDPELSPKPGPCALGPAYWCSSPEAARSCKALRYCQDHAGL; from the exons ATGGCGCTGCcaccgtccccgtccccgtccccatccctggtgCGGACGCTGCTCCTCgccctgctctgtgccaccACAG ggctgggggggccggcGGAGCGCTGCGGGGTCCCCCCCGACGCCTGGTGCCAGAGCTGGGGGACGGCGCTGCGCTGCGGGGCCCTGGAGCTCTGCGCCCGCCGCGGCTGGGCCCCCAGTGCCAAG GTGGCCGTGGAGGGATTTCTGCGCCGGGAGTGCTCGGCGCTGCCGGTGCCCACCATGGTGACCCCCTGCCAGAACCTGGTGCACGAGTACCTCGCCCTCCTCGTCACCCACCTGGAGCAGCACCTC AAGCCCTCGGCCATCTGCGCCCGGCTGGAGCTGTGCCCGGGGGAGCCCGGGGGGGTCCTGGCCGTGCCCCCCCACCTCGGGGCACCCAGCGTCCTCCCGCAG GGCCAGGACCTCCCGGTGCCGATGCcgctgtgctggctgtgccgAAACTTCATCAGCCGCCTCGAGGCCTCCATCCCCAAG gaggcggcggcggcggcggtgtcGCGGTTGTGCCGGGTGCTGCCGGTGGTGGTGGCGGGCACGTGCCAGTGCCTGGCCGAGCGCTACAcggtgctggtgctggaggcGGTGCTGGGGCGCTTGGGCCCCCGCCTGCTGTGCCGCCTGCTCCTCGCCTGCCACCCCGAGGACGACGGTTGTGCCCCCCTGGCACCGCCGCGGCCCCCCGGGGACCAGGAGGATGCGGCGCTGCGTGCGGGGCACGAG GACCCGGAGCTGTCCCCAAAGCCAGGACCCTGCGCCCTGGGCCCGGCCTATTGGTGCTCCAGCCCCGAGGCCGCCCGGAGCTGCAAG GCCCTGCGGTACTGCCAGGACCACGCCGGGCTGTAG
- the USP39 gene encoding LOW QUALITY PROTEIN: ubiquitin carboxyl-terminal hydrolase 39 (The sequence of the model RefSeq protein was modified relative to this genomic sequence to represent the inferred CDS: deleted 5 bases in 3 codons), producing MRRGQNEAPPLAAHAQCAAMSSRGKRDRDRDRERERGGGGGSGSGSGSARGSARSRREGEGERGRGRREAERGRDKREAAESGGGPRAGAGPGGGPARLKKEPGGGGGAWAGPAAGAGSGPLRVKREREPEGESDPEPEPAVRYGRFDPEDQRSRHCPYLDTINKSVLDFDFEKLCSISLSHINVYACLVCGKYFQGRGLKSHAYIHSVQLSHHVFLNLHTLKFYCLPDNYEIIDSSLEDITYVLKPTFTAQHISNLDKQAKLSRAYDGTTYLPGIVGLNNIKANDYANAVLQALSNVPPLRNYFLEEDNYKSIKRPPGDIMFLLVQRFGELMRKLWNPRNFKAHVSPHEMLQAVVLCSKKNFQITKQGDGVDFLSWFLNALHSALGGTKKKKKTIVTDVFQGSMRIFTKKLPHPDLPAEEKAQLLQNAEYQETMVESTFMYLTLDLPTAPLYKDEKEQLIIPQVPLFSILAKFNGATEKEYKTYKENFLKRFQLTRLPPYLIFCIKRFTKNNFFVEKNPTIVNFPITNVDLREYLSEEVQAVHTNTTYDLIANIVHDGKPSEGSYRIHVLHHGTGKWYELQDLQVTDILPQMITLSEAYIQIWKRREEDETNQQGA from the exons ATGCGCAGAGGGCAGAACGAAGCCCCGCCTCTCGCGGCGCATGCGCAGTGCGCGGCCATGTCCAGCCGCGGGAagcgggaccgggaccgggaccgggagagggagcgggggggg gggggcggctccggctccggctcggGCTCGGCGCGGGGCTCGGCGCGGAGCCGccgggagggggagggggagcggggccggggccggcgggaggcg gagcggggccgggacaAGCGGGAGGCGGCggagagcggcggcggc ccccgggccggggctgggcctgggggggggcccgCGCGCCTCAAGAAGGAgccggggggaggcggcggggcctgGGCCGGGCCCGCGGCTGGGGCCGGGAGCGGGCCCCTGAGGGTGAAACGAGAGAGGGAGCCCGAGGGGGAGTCGGACCCAGAGCCGGAGCCCGCCG TGCGCTATGGCCGCTTCGACCCCGAGGACCAGCGCAGCCGCCACTGCCCCTACCTGGACACCATCAAcaa gagcgtGCTGGACTTCGACTTTGAGAAGCTGTGCTCCATCTCCCTGTCACACATCAACGTCTACGCCTGCCTGGTCTGCGGGAAGTACTTCCAGG GCCGGGGGCTGAAGTCCCACGCCTACATCCACAGCGTGCAGCTCAGCCACCACGTCTTCCTCAACCTGCACACCCTCAAGTTCTACTGCCTGCCCGACAACTACGAGATCATCGACTCCTCGCTCGAGGACATCACG TACGTGCTGAAGCCCACCTTCACGGCGCAGCACATCTCCAACCTGGACAAGCAGGCCAAGCTGTCGCGCGCCTACGACGGCACCACCTACCTGCCCGGCATCGTGGGGCTCAACAACATCAAGGCCAACGACTACGCCAACGCCGTGCTGCAG GCTCTGTCCAACGTCCCCCCGCTGCGGAATTACTTCCTGGAGGAGGACAACTACAAGAGCATCAAGCGCCCGCCGGGGGACATCATGTTCCTGCTGGTGCAGCGCTTCGGGGAGCTGATGAGGAAGCTGTGGAACCCCCGCAACTTCAAGGCGCACGTCTCGCCCCACGAGATGCTGCAGGCCGTGGTGCTGTGCAGCAAGAAGAATTTCCAGATCACCAAGCAGG GGGATGGGGTCGATTTCCTCTCCTGGTTCCTCAACGCGCTGCACTCGGCCCTGGGCGGCaccaagaagaagaagaaaa CCATCGTCACCGACGTTTTCCAAGGCTCCATGCGCATCTTCACCAAAAAGCTGCCTCACCCCGACCTG CCGGCTGAGGAGAAGGCGCAGCTGCTGCAGAACGCCGAGTACCAGGAGACGATGGTGGAGTCCACCTTCATGTACCTGACGCTGGACCTGCCCACGGCGCCGCTCTACAAGGACGAGAAGGAGCAGCTCATCATCCCGCAGGTGCCCCTCTTCAGCATCCTGGCCAAATTCAACGGCGCCACCGAGAAGGAGTACAAGACCTACAAGGAGAACTTCCTCAAGCGCTTCCAGCTCACCAGGCTGCCGCCCTACCTCATCTTCTGCATCAAGCGCTTCACCAAGAACAACTTCTTCGTGGAGAAGAACCCCACCATCGTCAACTTCCCCATCAC CAACGTGGACCTGCGGGAGTACCTGTCGGAGGAGGTGCAGGCGGTGCACACCAACACCACCTACGACCTCATCGCCAACATCGTGCACGACGGGAAACCCTCCGAGGGCTCCTACCGCATCCACGTGCTGCACCAC GGCACCGGGAAGTGGTACGAGCTGCAGGACCTGCAGGTCACCGACATCCTGCCGCAGATGATCACGCTTTCCGAGGCTTACATCCAg aTCTGGAAGCGGCGCGAGGAGGATGAGACCAACCAGCAAGGCGCCTga
- the MRPS24 gene encoding small ribosomal subunit protein uS3m isoform X4: MAAAALALRAAPRGVPILGHVPVLTAARHLHTTPACLKTRAARVRVGKGDKPVTYEKAHPPHHIAHRKGWLSLHTGNLDGELGAAERTVEDVFLRKFFHGTFPGCLADEVVLKRRANALVGCLLLLPHLAPAKLCFLVGYSETLLSHLYKCPVRLEVQTVPAKVVYKWL, translated from the exons cggccgccctGGCGCTGAGG GCAGCGCCCCGCGGTGTCCCCATCCTCGGCCACGTCCCCGTCCTCACCGCCGCCCGCCACCTCCACACCACCCCCGCCTGCCTCAAG ACACGAGCGGCGCGGGTGCGCGTGGGGAAAGGGGACAAGCCGGTGACCTACGAGAAGGCGCACCCACCCCACCACATCGCCCACCGCAAGGGCTGGCTGTCCCTGCACACCG GAAACCTGGACGGGGAATTGGGGGCGGCGGAGAGGACGGTGGAGGACGTTTTCCTGCGCAAATTCTTCCACGGCACCTTCCCCGGCTGCCTGGCCGACGAGGTGGTGCTGAAGCGGCGCGCCAACGCGCTGgtgggctgcctgctgctgctgccccacctGGCCCCCGCCAAGCTCTGCTTCCTGGTGGGCTACTCCGAGACCCTCCTGTCCCACCTCTACAAGTGCCCCGTCCGCCTCGAGGTGCAGACGGTGCCCGCCAAGGTGGTCTACAAGTGGCTGTAG
- the NPC1L1 gene encoding NPC1-like intracellular cholesterol transporter 1 has protein sequence MAASPALAGAVLGALLALAAPQLTPIHRAGYCAFYDECGRNPEVNVSLVSSNVPCLYNGPAHLATGALLQLLRSVCPELVRGDNDTRVCCTLRQLTALQVSVALSGTVLARCPSCSRNFANLYCNNICSPDQSLFTNVTRMVNRTTALGVRQEAVVEYQCFYSQRYSDAAFNSCKDVRLPATGGYAIDTMCGIYGARLCTTQRWLDFQGDKNNGLAPLQIDFQLVPNGTQPGDGIEPLDERAWGCSEALSADQQPCSCQDCAESCPAVPAPPDPAPPFRLGAVDGALVICALLFGFFALVFLTALMCRGKKKKKAARAPREGCAVRLGTYSHRFLADVFRRWGTLVARHPVPVLVVAAVVAIGLSVGMVTLQLTTDPVELWSAPGSQARQEKAFYDEHFGPFLRTCQVIVTARDQRPGTTYNSVVLGAKNFSRVLSAEVLEALLELQDQLTGASVWVEEEGREVTLQDVCYAPLNPSEPSLADCCINSVTQYFQNNRTHLAMEATQTVGKETGTVDWHDHLIYCVNSPLSFKDITTLELSCMAEYGGPVFPYIALGGYPDSEYTQAEALIVTYSLNNFPRSDPRHQWVLSWEQRFLEVVRDFQRNHSQNLSVSFMAERSLEDEINRTTGEDIPVFAVSYLVVFAYIALALGEYTAWRRVLVESKVTLALGGIAVVLGAVFASMGFLALLGQPSSLIILEVVPFLVLAVGADNIFIFVQEYQQSQREPGETREEHIGRVLAQVAPSMLLCSISEVICFLLGSLSSMPAVRTFALTASVAIAFDFLLQMSGFVALLALDARRQEAARFDICCCCGTEKGDPTGPGLRVLRPFLDHFYTPLLLHRLVRPLVVLLFLFFSFAGLYLTLHVTVGLDQEIAMPEDSYMLQYFADMNQYLPVGVPTYFVTTSGYNFSSTEGTNAICSSAGCDDNSLTQMIQYATRFPNVSYLAIPATSWVDDFLDWLNPTGRCCRIHQFGSLAGQFCPSTSNDISCLLGQCLNTTRRPTVEEFERFLPWFLHDLPTLQCAKGGLGAYDTAVSMAANGTIMASRFMAYQRPLRTSQEYTAALRAARALAENITGTLRQVPGTDPDFRVFPYTVTYVYYEQYLTVVGEGLFTLTLCLVPTFLVSFMLLGMDLRSSVATLITITMILLDTVGIMALWDIPYNAVALINLVAAVGISVEFVSHLTCAFAHSTKPTRVERAAEATVTMGSKVVAGVAMTNLPGIVVLAFAKAQLIQIFFFRLNLIITLAGLAHGLVFLPVLLSYMGPSPRATPGDSKGSAGPDTGLALGNPSFEGSVRQRC, from the exons ATGGCAGCGTCTCCGGCGCTGGCCGGCGCGGTGCTCGGCGCCCTCCTGGCGCTG GCCGCGCCGCAGCTGACGCCGATCCACCGCGCCGGCTACTGCGCTTTCTACGACGAATGCGGGCGCAACCCCGAGGTGAACGTCTCGCTGGTGTCCTCCAACGTGCCCTGCCTCTACAACGGGCCGGCGCATCTGGCCACGGGCgcgctgctgcagctcctgcgcTCCGTCTGCCCCGAGCTGGTGCGGGGGGACAACGACACGCGGGTGTGCTGCACGCTGCGGCAGCTCACCGCCCTGCAGGTCAGCGTGGCGCTGTCCGGCACCGTGCTGGCCCGCTGCCCCTCCTGCTCCCGCAACTTCGCCAACCTCTACTGCAACAACATCTGCAGCCCCGACCAGAGCCTCTTCACCAATGTCACCCGCATGGTCAACCGCACCACGGCGCTGGGGGTGCGGCAGGAGGCCGTGGTGGAGTACCAGTGCTTCTACAGCCAGCGCTACTCTGACGCCGCCTTCAACTCCTGCAAGGACGTGCGGCTGCCGGCCACGGGCGGCTACGCCATCGACACCATGTGCGGCATCTACGGCGCCCGGCTCTGCACCACGCAGCGCTGGCTCGACTTCCAGGGCGACAAGAACAACGGGCTGGCCCCGCTGCAGATCGACTTCCAGCTGGTGCCCAACGGCACGCAGCCCGGCGACGGCATCGAGCCGCTGGACGAGCGGGCGTGGGGCTGTAGCGAGGCGCTCAGTGCCGaccagcagccctgctcctgccaggACTGCGCCGAGTCCTGCCCGGCCGTGCCCGCGCCACCCGACCCCGCGCCACCTTTCCGTTTGGGCGCCGTCGACGGCGCTTTGGTCATCTGCGCGTTGCTCTTCGGCTTCTTCGCCCTCGTCTTCCTCACCGCCTTGATGTGCCgcgggaagaagaagaagaaggcggCGCGGGCTCCTCGTGAGGGCTGTGCGGTGCGCTTGGGCACCTACAGCCACCGCTTCCTGGCTGATGTTTTCCGCCGCTGGGGCACGCTGGTGGCCAGGCACCCGGTGCCGGTGCTGGTGGTGGCGGCGGTGGTGGCGATCGGGCTGTCTGTCGGGATGGTGACCCTGCAGCTCACCACCGACCCCGTGGAGCTGTGGTCGGCGCCGGGCAGCCAGGCGCGGCAGGAGAAGGCGTTTTACGACGAGCACTTCGGGCCCTTCCTGCGCACCTGCCAGGTGATCGTGACGGCGCGGGACCAGCGCCCAGGGACCACCTACAACTCGGTGGTGCTGGGCGCCAAGAACTTCAGCAGGGTGCTGTCGGCCGAGGTGCTGGAggcgctgctggagctgcaggatcAGCTGACGGGGGCGAGCGTctgggtggaggaggagggcagggaggtgacGCTGCAGGACGTCTGCTACGCGCCCCTCAACCCCTCCGAGCCCAGCCTGGCCGACTGCTGCATCAACAGCGTGACGCAGTACTTCCAAAACAACCGCACCCACCTGGCCATGGAGGCCACCCAGACCGTGGGCAAGGAGACCGGCACCGTGGACTGGCACGATCACCTCATCTACTGCGTCAA CTCCCCGCTCTCCTTCAAGGACATCACGACGCTGGAGCTGAGCTGCATGGCCGAGTACGGGGGGCCCGTCTTCCCCTACATCGCCCTCGGGGGCTACCCGG ACTCCGAGTACACGCAGGCGGAGGCGCTCATCGTCACCTACTCCCTCAACAACTTCCCGCGGAGCGACCCGCGGCACCAGtgggtgctgagctgggagcAGCGCTTCCTCGAGGTGGTCCGCGACTTCCAGCGCAACCACAGCCAGAACCTCTCCGTCTCCTTCATGGCTGAG CGCTCGCTGGAGGATGAGATCAACCGCACCACAGGCGAGGACATCCCCGTCTTCGCCGTTAGCTACCTGGTGGTCTTCGCCTACATCGCCCTGGCGCTGGGCGAGTACACGGCCTGGCGCCGCGTGCTG GTGGAGTCGAAGGTGACGCTGGCGCTGGGCGGCATCGCCGTGGTGCTGGGCGCCGTCTTCGCCTCCATGGGCTTCCTGGCGCTGCTGGGGCAGCCTTCGTCCCTCATCATCCTCGAGGTCGTGCCCTTCCTCGTCCTCGCCGTGGGTGCTGACAACATCTTCATCTTCGTGCAGGAGTACCAG CAGTCACAGCGGGAGCCGGGCGAGACGCGGGAGGAGCACATCGGGCGGGTGCTGGCACAGGTGGCACCCAGCATGCTGCTGTGCAGCATCTCCGAGGTCATCTGCTTCCTCCTGG GCTCCCTCTCCTCCATGCCCGCCGTCCGCACCTTCGCCCTCACGGCCTCCGTGGCCATCGCCTTCGACTTCCTCCTCCAGATGTCGGGCTTCGTCGCCCTGCTGGCCCTCGATGCCCGCCGGCAGGAG GCTGCTCGCTTtgacatctgctgctgctgcgggacGGAGAAGGGGGACCCCACGGGGCCGGGCTTGAGGGTGCTGCGCCCCTTCCTGGACCACTTCTAcaccccgctgctgctgcaccGCCTGGTCCGGCCTCTGGTG GTgctgctcttcctcttcttctccttcGCCGGGCTCTACCTCACGCTGCACGTGACCGTGGGGCTGGACCAGGAGATCGCCATGCCCGAG GACTCCTACATGCTGCAGTACTTCGCCGACATGAACCAGTACCTGCCCGTGGGGGTGCCCACCTACTTCGTCACCACCAGCGGCTACAACTTCTCCTCGACCGAGGGCACCAACGCCATCTGCTCCAGCGCCGGCTGCGACGACAACTCGCTGACGCAGATGATCCAGTACGCCACGCGCTTCCCCAACGT GTCCTACCTCGCCATCCCCGCCACCTCCTGGGTGGACGATTTCCTCGACTGGCTCAACCCCACCGGCCGCTGCTGCCGCATCCACCAATTCGGGAGCCTCGCCGGGCAGTTTTGCCCTTCCACCAGCA ACGACATCAGCTGCCTGTTGGGGCAATGCCTGAACACCACGCGGCGGCCGACGGTGGAGGAGTTCGAGCGCTTCCTGCCCTGGTTCCTCCACGACCTCCCCACCCTGCAGTGCGCCAAGGG CGGCCTGGGCGCCTACGACACGGCGGTGAGCATGGCCGCCAACGGCACCATCATGG cctcgCGGTTCATGGCGTACCAGCGGCCGCTGCGGACCTCGCAGGAGTACACGGCGGCGCTGCGGGCTGCCCGCGCCCTGGCTGAAAACATCACCGGCACCCTGCGCCAGGTGCCCGGCACCGACCCCGATTTCCGCGTCTTCCCCTACAC GGTGACGTACGTGTACTACGAGCAGTACCTGACGGTGGTGGGCGAGGGTCTGTTCACGCTGACGCTGTGCCTGGTGCCCACCTTCCTCGTGTCCTTCATGCTGCTGGGCATGGACCTGCGCTCCAGCGTCGCCACCCTCATCACCATCACCATGATCCTGCTGGACACCGTGGGCATCATGGCCCTCTGGGACATCCCCTACAACGCCGTGGCCCTCATCAACCTCGTGGCG GCCGTGGGCATCTCGGTGGAGTTCGTGTCCCACCTCACCTGCGCCTTCGCCCACAGCACCAAACCCACCCGTGTGGAGCGCGCCGCTGAGGCCACCGTCACCATGGGCAGCAAG GTGGTGGCTGGTGTGGCCATGACCAACCTGCCGGGCATCGTGGTGCTGGCCTTCGCCAAGGCGCAGCTCATCCAGATCTTCTTCTTCCGCCTCAACCTCATCATCACCCTCGCCGGCCTGGCGCACGGCCTCGTCTTCCTCCCCGTCCTCCTCAGCTACATGG GACCCAGTCCCCGGGCGACACCGGGGGACAGCAAGGGCAGCGCGGGGCCGGACACGGGGCTGGCCCTGGGCAACCCCTCCTTCGAGGGCTCGGTGCGCCAGCGGTGCTGA
- the C23H2orf68 gene encoding LOW QUALITY PROTEIN: UPF0561 protein C2orf68 homolog (The sequence of the model RefSeq protein was modified relative to this genomic sequence to represent the inferred CDS: deleted 3 bases in 2 codons): MRIGAPPRRPAGIFKGAAAPGTGGASRSSRRRFMEAAAGWRCRRPGGRLDMSHGFVRHIRRNQLARDAYERSVRQARGRARGRHTATPPRPRRPDQPVYRPRRPGGGGASGEGSPPPPAPPPPTEPRGPRLFCLDFEGDDGHVTSVIVHQGDSAEEVTRRVCARSPLAEPPLRRALCQRVQDELSKRGGAR; this comes from the exons ATGCGCATTGGCGCGCCCCCGCGGCGGCCGGCGGGGATTTTTAAAGGGGCCGCGGCCCCCGGTACCGGCGGCGCCTCCCGCAGCTCCCGGCGCCGCTTCATGGAGGCGGCCGCGGGGTGGCGCTGCCGCCGGCCGGGCGGGAGGCTCGATATGAGCCACGGCTTCGTGCGGCACATCCGCCGCAACCAGCTCGCCAG GGACGCCTACGAGCGCTCGGTGCGGCAGGCGCGGGGGCGGGCGAGGGGGCGGCACACCgcgacc cccccccggccccgccgccccgacCAGCCGGTGTACCGGCCCCGGCGGcccg ggggggggggcgcctcCGGTGAGGggtccccgcccccccccgcgccgcccccccccacggAGCCCCGCGGCCCCCGGCTCTTCTGCCTGGACTTCGAGGGGGACGACGGGCACGTCACCAGCGTCATCGTGCACCAG GGGGACAGCGCGGAGGAGGTGACGCGCCGGGTGTGCGCCCGCAGCCCCCTG GCGGAGCCCCCCCTGCGGCGCGCCCTGTGCCAGCGGGTGCAGGACGAGCTCAGCAAGCGGGGGGGGGCGCGGTGA